ACGAGGACGAGGACCAGAGCGCCATAGGGCCAAGCTCTTCCAGCGCTGCAAAACCGAAGTCAGGCCTGCAGTTCGGAATTAAAGCAAATACGGGCGCGGAAGGCTCCATCGACAACATTGCCAGCTTCTTCGGCGCGCGTGGACAGAAGATTGACCGCCCCAAACTGGAGGTTCCTGACCAGAAGAGCGCAACCGGAATTCGCAACGGCTCCCGCGTCCGACACCCCAAATACGGGGAAGGAACGGTGTTTCGGCGTGAAGGGGATGGGGACGATGCCAAGATTACAGTACAATTTGCACAGCACGGCGTGAAGAAGCTGGTGGAGAAGTTCGCCCAGTTGGAGCGCCTGTAAAAGTTTCGAAATCGACGAGAGAGAAGAGTTTCCTACCAACATGGCAAACACCAAGAGCATCACCGATACCGACGAGCGCAAGAAGGTAAAGCGCGCCGCACGCAAGGCCGCACCGGCCAAGGCAGCACGCACCACTCCCCGCGGCTCCAACAAGAAGAAGCCCAAGGCCATGACCCGCGGAACCTCCAAGCGCTAGGACTGGCCGTCCAGGCAGACGCGCTTCGCGCCAGACTACAGAGGGCAACCGGCATCGGTTGCCCTCTGTCTTTGTGCGTTTGTCGATAAGATGAATGCACCACCCACATTCTGCCGGAGGGCCGGACGCTGCCTAGACAGATCTTTGCCACGAAGTCGATCGACAAACTGATCTCGGATTCCGAGAATCCTGAGAAGGCGTTGCGGAAGACGCTCGGCCCGGTTTCGCTGACCGCGCTGGGCATCGGTGCGGTCATCGGCTCTGGCATCTTCACCGTCATCGGCACGGCCATCGGCGGGAACCCGTCGCGCATTGCGGACTGGAAGGGCTCTCCGATCCTCGATCTGATCCTGCACCACGGCGCTGTGGCAGGGCGACCGGGGGCGGGCCCTGCGCTGGCCTTGTCGCTGGTGCTGGTGGCCATCGTCTGCGGTCTGACGGGGCTCTGTTATGCGGAACTCGCCAGCATGATCCCCATCGCGGGCTCGGCCTACACCTACACCTATGCCACGCTGGGCGAGCTGATCGCCTGGATTATCGGCTGGGACCTGATCCTGGAGTACGCCTTTTCCAATATGAGCGTCTCCGTGGGATTCGCGGCACACATTGTGGACCTGCTCGACTGGCTCGGTATACGGCTCGATCCGAAGTGGCTTTCGCCCGCATTCCTTCCCCTCGGCCTGCAGGATCTGGCTGGAAAAGACATCTTCGGCTCCGGCTGGCACTTTGGCTTCGATATTCCCGCGTTCGTCGTCGTGCTTCTGCTTACGGTGGTGCTGGTGCGCGGTATCCGCGAATCCGCGCGGACGAACAATATCATGGTACTGGTGAAGATCGCGGCCATCCTGCTCTTCATCGGCTTCGGCACAAGCTTCATTCACGGATCGAACTACCACCCATTTTCGCCGAACGGCTTCTCCGGTGTGCTGGCGGGCGGTTCGATCATCTTCTTCACCTACATCGGCTTCGACTCGGTCTCCACGGCGAGTGAGGAGTGCAAGAATCCTCGCCGAGACGTGCCCATCGGCATCATCGCCACGCTGATCGTCTGCACCATCCTCTACGTGGGCGTAGCGGCCGTTCTGACGGGCATGGTGCCTTGGCAGAGCATCGCGGGCGATGGCGCACCGGTGGTGAACGCGTTGAAGCGCGTCAGCCTTCTGCCCGGAGCGCACCGCCTGCACTGGGTACGACTTTTCGTTCTGCTGGGCGCGCTGGTGGGCATGGTCTCGTCCATCCTGGTCTTCCAACTGGGCCAGGCGCGCGTCTGGTATGCCATGAGCCGTGACCGGCTGCTTCCGGATGTCTTCTCCAGCGTGCATCCGAAGTTCCGGACACCGGCGTTTGCTACCTGGGTTGCGGGGTTTCTGGTGGCGATTCCCTCGGGGCTCTTCGACGTGGGCACCTTTGCCGAGATGTCGAACATCGGAACGCTCTTCGCCTTCGTTCTGGTTTCGATTGGCGTGCTCGTGCTGAGACGGAAAGACGCTGGCAGGCATCGTGGTTTCCGTGTGCCTTTTGGCCCGGTGATTCCCGTACTGAGCACCTTCTTCTGCGTCCTCCTGATGGCCGGTCTGCCCGCGATTACGTGGGTGCGTTTCTTCGTCTGGCTGATCATCGGGCTTTGCGTTTATTACTTCTACAGCCGCAAACGGAGCGAGTTCTACCAGGCCAAATGAGCAGCCCCTTCCTCACCGCCGAGTGGCGCAGGCTGATCATGGCGAACTATGTCCTCGCGCCGGAGCTATTGGCGGACTACCTTCCAGCCGGGACGGAGCTGGATCTCTTCCACGGGCAGTGCTTCGTCAGCCTGATCGGGTTTTACTTTCAGAACGTGCGTTTGAAGGGCTTTCGCATTCCCTTCCATGCAAACTTTGAAGAGGTCAATCTGCGTTTTTATGTGCGCAGAATCCTTCCGACTGGCGAAGCGCGGCGGGGTGTGGTCTTCATCCGCGAGTTGGTTCCGCTCCACGCCATCAGCATCGTCGCCAATACCCTCTATGGCGAGCGGTACGCCGTGGCTCCGATGAAGCTCCTCTGGAGCGAGAACGATGGAGCGCTGCAGACCGGATATCGCTGGAAGAGCCACGGGCACTGGCACAGCATGGAAGCCACATCCGAGAGGGGCCTCGTCTCAATCGAACCGGGCTCTGTGCAGGAGTTCATCACGGAGCACTACTGGGGCTACGCAAAGAAGCGCGGCGGGCGCACGATGGAGTACGCCGTGCAGCATCCGCGCTGGCAGCAGTATGTTCTGCGGTCTTTTTCGACGGATGCGGATTTTGGAGCGCTCTACGGAGAGCGGTTCGCTCCGCTAACCGGTCGTGAACCGGACAACGTGATTCTGGCCGAAGGATCGGCGATTGCGATCCTCCATGGCCAGACGCTGGGCTAGTTACTTCGCAGGCACCATGACGGCGCTCTGATCGGCTTTCGTAATGCCTCAGTGTTATTTTTTCTAAAAAATAACGCAAGCAGGATAAATTTGCATCCTTATTTCAGTTCGAATATAAAGCGGTCATGACGACAAAAAAGGTAAGTGCCCGGACCGGTTCTCGCTATTGGTTGACCTATGATCTGGGCATTCGGGGAGATTATGAGTCTCTTTACGAATGGCTTGATCAGCAACACGCAGTCGAATGTGGAGACAGTGTGGCCACTTTCGTTTCAAGAAAATCTGCAGATGAGATTAAAAAAGAACTCGCCGCGATCTTAGGTACAGAGAAAAGGTCGCGCGTCTATCTCATTAGCGGACGTGCCCACAAGGGACAGTTCTTGATCGGTGGCCGCAAATCTGCGCCATGGGCGGGTTTTGCACTAGCGTCTCAGGCCTCGGGAAGCGATGAATGAGCTATATCTGTGCGGATGCCTGCTTTGTAATCGCATTGTCAGATCCCCGAGACGGTTACCATGACCGTGCTTTACAAATCTACGAAGAATATTTGGAAAATAGTGCCAATGTCTTATTTCTTCCATGGCCAGCTATTTACGAAGCCGTATCTACGAGAGCAGCAAGGAACCCCACCTATCTTGCCCGTCTTCGAGCAAATTGGAACACACTTCAGTCTCTAGGCAGGCTGGAATTATTAGACGACTCCCCCTATCGAGACCAGGCTCTGGACGATAGTTTTATCAATCCTTCTCCGTCTAGAAGAAAACCTGTACATCTCAGCGCGGCAGATCGCGTCATCCGCAGTATGATCGCGGATGGAAGTTTGCGCCTGGACGCTCTGATTTCATTCAACTACAGCGACTTTGCAGATGTATGCGCCGTTCGCAAGTGTGTTGTCATTGATTAGCGCCTTACCCTACTTCGCAGGCACCATGACGGCGCTCTGATCGACCTTGGGGATGCCGAAGTGGCCGCTGAGGTGAAGCAGGTCCAGAGGACGCAGGGTGCAGTCCACGGCAATATAGTTCATGTTGCGTCCACCACGGTTCAGAACGATCACGTTGCGGATATTCGCGCCTTCAAAGTGAATCCAGAGATCGGTAGCCTGTCCGGGATGCCCGTTGGCGTTTACCAGATGCTTCCAGCCCGCACCGTGGAAGCCTTCGGCGACGGAGGCGAAGGCGCCGGGATCGTAGTTGGCCTGCTCGCGGAAGTTGTAGTTATGCACCGTGATGCTGTTCAGGCCAGCCACGACGCGGCGCGTCTCGGCATCAGCGCCGTTGAAGAAGCCGTCTGCCGCCTGCAGCATGGTGCGGTCGAAGGTGAAGGAGCTCTGCGTTGCGGGTTGCTGCACCAGGGCGTCGAAGCCGAAGTGCTGCATCTCTCCCGGTGGCTGGGCAAGAAGTGTCCCAGCCAAAAGAAGAGGAGCCAGGCCAAGCGCGGATCGGCGCAGGAGAGAACCAAACATATTTGGAGACAGGGATATCGACATGGGCGGAAGCCCTCCCTCTATGTAGACGCAGGTTTTCGGAAAATGACGCGCTTGAAAAAAGCAGCACGGGGGAGGCGGAAATCGGCGTGGCTTACCGCCTTGTCCTAAGGAAGATACAAAAGTGTTACATCCGCTCCGCCACGAACGGATGGCAGACACAGGGTGTGCTGCGCTATCATTCTGCGTATGAAGTTCGGTAAGCGTACGCAAGAGATTGCACGAAAGTTCGAAGCGATGGCCCACGAGATGGAATCCTCGGAGCCAGCGGAGCACGACGCCGCACATCATGTGATGGCGATCGTCGGCTGGGCTACGGCTGCCGTGGGTGCGGTTGCCCTGGGGCTGTTTGTAGGCCGCGAACTGCGGTATCGCTACAAGTTCAAGCGCCGTACGCCGTACGACTTCTACTCGCATTCCGGCGACAAGATGCAGGACGTGGAGTACAGCGTCGGGGTCTAGACCCTCCGCCCGGCCTTGGCTGTGGAGCGCGTGTCTGCGCTAACATCAATGCCGATGACTGAAATTTCCAGCACGATCGCAACCGAAGAAACTCCCCGCAAAATCGCCTTCCTCTTCCCCGGACAGGGCTCCCAGACCGTTGGCATGGGCCACGATCTTGCCGACCGCTTTCCTGTCGCGAAAGACACCTTTGCCGAAGCCGATGAAGCCCTCGGCTTCTCCCTCTCCGACCTCTGCTTCAACGGCCCGGAAGAGCAGCTGAAACAGACAGAGCATACCCAGCCAGCGATCCTGACGGTTTCCGTCGCCGTGGCACGCGTTCTGGCAGAGCACGGCATCTCCGCCGCCATGACGGCGGGCCACTCGCTCGGCGAGTACTCAGCCTATGTGGCTGCGGGGACGATCTCTTTTGCGGATGCCGTACGGACGGTGCGCTCCCGTGGACAGTTCATGCAGCAGGCCGTCCCGGCGGGCCAGGGCACCATGGCGGCGATCCTGGGGCTGTCTGTGGAACGTATATCCGACATGTGCGCGCAGGCCTCCTCAGAGACCAGCGCGGTCGTAGCTCCCGCGAACCTGAACTCCCCCGATCAGACGGTGATCTCCGGCGCGACCGCTGCGGTGGAGCGTGCGGCGGAGCTTTGTAAAGAATCAGGAGCCAAACGGGCGGTCATGCTTCCTGTTTCGGCTCCCTTTCACTGCCAGCTGATGGCGCCTGCGGCGCATCAGCTGACCACGACGCTCGAAGCCGTCTCTCTTGTAGACCCGGCATTTCCCGTCGCCAGCAACGTAGATGCACGCCTGATCACGCGCCAGGGCGATGTGCGGGACACGCTGATCCGCCAGGTCACCGGCGCGGTCCGCTGGGTCGAGTGCATCGAGCTTCTGAAGACCTCCGGAGCGACGCACTTTATCGAAGCCGGTCCGGGCAAGGTGCTCTGCGGCCTGATGCGGCAGATCGACCGCACACAAACCTGCCTGAACGTGGAAGACAGCGCCAGCCTGGAGAAGACGCTGGCCGCGCTCTCCGCATGAGCGAACCGCTACACGACGTGCTTTTAGACGTACGCGACCTGACGGTGCGCTTTCGCACGGAAAAAGGCGCGCACACCGCCGTGGACGGCATCAGCTTTCAGATCGCGGCGGGGGAGGTTCTTGGTCTGGTCGGCGAATCGGGTTCGGGAAAGTCGGCGACCTCCCTGGCGATCCTTCGCCTGCTCGCGCCCAACGCCGAAATCGGCGGCAGCATCCGCTTTGCGGCGGGAGACCTTCTCCAACTTCCCGAATCCGCGATGCGCTCCCGGCGCGGACGCGAGATCGCGATGATCTTCCAGGAACCGATGACCGCGCTCAATCCCGTGATGGCCGTGGGCGAACAGATCGCCGAAGCCGTCCGGGCGCACCATCGCAGCCTGAAGCGCGACGAGATAAAGCAGCAGGTGCTCCGCGCGATGCACGACGTGGCCCTTCCCGACCCGGAGCGGCGCTATGGCGAGTATCCCCACCAGTTTTCCGGTGGGCAGCGGCAGAGAATCCTGATCGCCATGGCCATCGTGAACAAACCGAAACTCCTCATCGCCGACGAACCGACGACCGCCCTGGACGTGACCGTGCAGGCGCAGATTCTGGCCCTTCTCGCCGATTTACGCCGTTCGCATGGCCTGGCTATGT
This genomic stretch from Terriglobus saanensis SP1PR4 harbors:
- a CDS encoding amino acid permease → MLPEGRTLPRQIFATKSIDKLISDSENPEKALRKTLGPVSLTALGIGAVIGSGIFTVIGTAIGGNPSRIADWKGSPILDLILHHGAVAGRPGAGPALALSLVLVAIVCGLTGLCYAELASMIPIAGSAYTYTYATLGELIAWIIGWDLILEYAFSNMSVSVGFAAHIVDLLDWLGIRLDPKWLSPAFLPLGLQDLAGKDIFGSGWHFGFDIPAFVVVLLLTVVLVRGIRESARTNNIMVLVKIAAILLFIGFGTSFIHGSNYHPFSPNGFSGVLAGGSIIFFTYIGFDSVSTASEECKNPRRDVPIGIIATLIVCTILYVGVAAVLTGMVPWQSIAGDGAPVVNALKRVSLLPGAHRLHWVRLFVLLGALVGMVSSILVFQLGQARVWYAMSRDRLLPDVFSSVHPKFRTPAFATWVAGFLVAIPSGLFDVGTFAEMSNIGTLFAFVLVSIGVLVLRRKDAGRHRGFRVPFGPVIPVLSTFFCVLLMAGLPAITWVRFFVWLIIGLCVYYFYSRKRSEFYQAK
- a CDS encoding YqjF family protein, which translates into the protein MSSPFLTAEWRRLIMANYVLAPELLADYLPAGTELDLFHGQCFVSLIGFYFQNVRLKGFRIPFHANFEEVNLRFYVRRILPTGEARRGVVFIRELVPLHAISIVANTLYGERYAVAPMKLLWSENDGALQTGYRWKSHGHWHSMEATSERGLVSIEPGSVQEFITEHYWGYAKKRGGRTMEYAVQHPRWQQYVLRSFSTDADFGALYGERFAPLTGREPDNVILAEGSAIAILHGQTLG
- a CDS encoding DUF4252 domain-containing protein; this translates as MSISLSPNMFGSLLRRSALGLAPLLLAGTLLAQPPGEMQHFGFDALVQQPATQSSFTFDRTMLQAADGFFNGADAETRRVVAGLNSITVHNYNFREQANYDPGAFASVAEGFHGAGWKHLVNANGHPGQATDLWIHFEGANIRNVIVLNRGGRNMNYIAVDCTLRPLDLLHLSGHFGIPKVDQSAVMVPAK
- the fabD gene encoding ACP S-malonyltransferase, whose amino-acid sequence is MPMTEISSTIATEETPRKIAFLFPGQGSQTVGMGHDLADRFPVAKDTFAEADEALGFSLSDLCFNGPEEQLKQTEHTQPAILTVSVAVARVLAEHGISAAMTAGHSLGEYSAYVAAGTISFADAVRTVRSRGQFMQQAVPAGQGTMAAILGLSVERISDMCAQASSETSAVVAPANLNSPDQTVISGATAAVERAAELCKESGAKRAVMLPVSAPFHCQLMAPAAHQLTTTLEAVSLVDPAFPVASNVDARLITRQGDVRDTLIRQVTGAVRWVECIELLKTSGATHFIEAGPGKVLCGLMRQIDRTQTCLNVEDSASLEKTLAALSA
- a CDS encoding ABC transporter ATP-binding protein, which gives rise to MSEPLHDVLLDVRDLTVRFRTEKGAHTAVDGISFQIAAGEVLGLVGESGSGKSATSLAILRLLAPNAEIGGSIRFAAGDLLQLPESAMRSRRGREIAMIFQEPMTALNPVMAVGEQIAEAVRAHHRSLKRDEIKQQVLRAMHDVALPDPERRYGEYPHQFSGGQRQRILIAMAIVNKPKLLIADEPTTALDVTVQAQILALLADLRRSHGLAMLFISHDLAVTAQTANRVAVMQRGAIVEMASTREIFHNPQHAYTRSLLAAAPTMRTDRTLPLATV